A stretch of the Clostridiales bacterium genome encodes the following:
- a CDS encoding RNA polymerase sigma factor, which translates to MYDAYYMRVYSFTMTLCGDQNLAEDVTQETFSQAMSKSASFRNESDEVTWLCAIARNLFLDEKRRQTRTEQMPEEIPSKEKTPEQLTMDRDSSFRIHMALHALDEPYREAFELRVFGELSFREIGTIFGKTENWARVTYHRARLKLQERMNADEN; encoded by the coding sequence ATGTACGATGCTTACTACATGCGGGTGTACTCCTTCACAATGACGCTCTGCGGGGATCAGAACCTGGCGGAGGATGTCACCCAGGAAACCTTCAGCCAGGCAATGTCCAAGAGCGCTTCCTTCCGGAATGAATCGGACGAAGTGACCTGGCTGTGTGCGATCGCCCGGAATCTGTTCCTCGATGAAAAACGCCGGCAGACCCGAACGGAACAGATGCCTGAGGAAATCCCCTCGAAGGAGAAAACCCCCGAGCAGCTCACCATGGACAGGGATTCCTCCTTCCGGATCCACATGGCCCTGCACGCGCTGGATGAACCCTACCGGGAAGCCTTCGAGCTGCGGGTATTCGGGGAACTGTCCTTCCGGGAAATCGGAACGATATTCGGCAAAACGGAAAACTGGGCGCGTGTCACATATCATCGGGCCCGGCTGAAACTACAGGAAAGGATGAATGCGGATGAAAACTGA
- a CDS encoding iron-only hydrogenase system regulator, whose product MDSRVAVISIIVEDGDAVTELNSLLHDYSQYIIGRMGIPYRERKISIICLAIDAPNDRINALTGALGRIKGLRAKATYSAV is encoded by the coding sequence ATGGATAGCAGGGTTGCGGTCATCAGCATCATCGTCGAGGACGGGGACGCCGTCACCGAGCTGAACAGCCTGCTCCACGATTACAGCCAGTACATCATCGGAAGAATGGGCATTCCCTATCGGGAACGGAAGATCAGCATCATCTGCCTGGCGATTGACGCGCCGAACGACCGGATCAACGCGCTGACCGGCGCGCTGGGCCGGATCAAAGGTCTCCGGGCCAAGGCCACCTACTCCGCCGTCTGA
- the hydE gene encoding [FeFe] hydrogenase H-cluster radical SAM maturase HydE, whose amino-acid sequence MNGNPESLIRKLQETRSLEEAEYAELIRQRTPESARLLADLAVAERKRIYGNDVFIRGLIEFTNICRNDCLYCGLRRSNTALVRYRLTPEEILSCAEDGYALGFRTFVLQGGEDGHFTDEVLIPVIREIKKRYPDCAVTLSLGERSRESYQALFDAGADRYLLRHETADRGHYARLHPPGMSFDHRIQCLRELKEIGYQVGCGFMVGSPGQTEKELAKDLKFIETFRPDMCGIGPFIPHHQTPFRNMPAGSAELTCFLLSVIRLMLPAVLLPATTALGTIHPRGREMGILAGANVVMPNLSPRSVRKQYELYDNKICTGEESAQCRGCLETRMESIGYRTVTARGDAVREE is encoded by the coding sequence ATGAACGGAAATCCGGAATCCCTCATCCGGAAGCTGCAGGAAACGCGCAGCCTGGAGGAAGCGGAATATGCGGAGCTGATCCGTCAGCGCACACCGGAATCCGCGCGGCTGCTGGCAGACCTCGCTGTGGCGGAGCGAAAGCGGATCTACGGCAATGACGTCTTCATCCGCGGCCTGATTGAATTCACCAATATCTGCCGGAATGACTGCCTGTACTGCGGGCTGCGCCGGTCCAACACCGCGCTGGTCCGCTACCGCCTCACCCCGGAGGAGATTCTCTCCTGCGCGGAGGATGGATACGCTCTGGGCTTCCGCACCTTTGTACTGCAGGGCGGCGAGGACGGGCATTTCACCGATGAGGTGCTGATCCCCGTAATCCGGGAAATCAAAAAGCGGTACCCGGACTGCGCCGTAACCCTCTCCCTGGGGGAGCGCAGCCGGGAAAGTTACCAGGCGCTGTTCGATGCCGGTGCGGACCGGTACCTGCTGCGCCATGAGACGGCGGACCGCGGGCACTACGCCCGCCTGCACCCGCCGGGTATGTCCTTTGACCACCGGATACAGTGCCTCCGGGAGCTGAAGGAAATCGGCTACCAGGTGGGCTGCGGGTTCATGGTCGGCTCCCCCGGCCAGACGGAGAAAGAACTCGCAAAGGACCTGAAGTTCATCGAAACCTTCCGGCCGGATATGTGCGGCATCGGGCCGTTCATCCCGCATCACCAGACACCCTTCCGGAATATGCCGGCGGGCAGCGCGGAGCTGACCTGCTTCCTGCTGTCGGTCATCCGGCTGATGCTCCCGGCGGTCCTGCTGCCGGCCACCACGGCGCTCGGCACCATCCACCCGCGCGGACGGGAGATGGGCATCCTCGCCGGCGCCAACGTCGTAATGCCGAACCTGTCGCCCCGGAGCGTCCGGAAGCAATATGAACTGTACGACAACAAGATCTGCACCGGGGAGGAATCCGCGCAGTGCCGCGGCTGCCTGGAAACGCGGATGGAAAGCATCGGGTACCGGACCGTTACCGCCCGCGGTGACGCGGTCCGGGAAGAATAA
- a CDS encoding transcriptional repressor, which translates to MAGKTGYRTKAQAELLEYLQSTPGVHHTAAGLKEHFAAEGTPIGTATIYRRLEQFVDEGKIRKYVIGTGESACYTYEEESSHCAEHYHCKCERCSRLIHLDCDELDEIRTHMLAHHGFAWNAGKTVFYGICEQCRKEMAVGSRITNPRGE; encoded by the coding sequence GTGGCAGGCAAGACAGGATACCGGACAAAGGCCCAGGCGGAACTGCTGGAATACCTGCAGTCAACGCCCGGGGTGCATCATACGGCGGCCGGGCTGAAGGAGCATTTTGCCGCGGAGGGAACGCCCATCGGCACCGCGACGATTTACCGCCGCCTGGAACAGTTTGTGGATGAGGGGAAAATCCGGAAATACGTGATCGGGACGGGTGAAAGCGCCTGCTACACGTATGAGGAGGAATCCAGCCACTGTGCGGAGCATTACCACTGCAAATGCGAGCGGTGCAGCCGCCTGATCCACCTGGACTGCGACGAGCTGGATGAGATCCGGACCCATATGCTGGCGCACCACGGTTTCGCGTGGAACGCCGGGAAAACGGTTTTTTACGGCATCTGTGAGCAGTGCCGGAAGGAAATGGCGGTCGGGAGCCGCATAACCAATCCCCGGGGAGAGTAA
- a CDS encoding DUF4097 family beta strand repeat protein encodes MKKIALVLALALCAVILSGCAEINSLVSGITGGNFKGGNAVITDKIENLDISWTAGSVKIAYHAESTVTLDETASRSISEDDKLQWKLEGTTLKVQYNKPGIRLNTPAKNLVITLPEGTVLKNAVIGATSAEIDIPSIAADSVSLNSTSGDVTASVTAPAVTAHSTSGDVKLIVRGKVRTLSLDSTSGSLSADLDEAEKVAAHSTSGGISITADRVGDLSAGSTSGNIHLALKRFDNAAVSATSGDVTAELPAEPGFTLKHNATSGKMTTDIPLAGSKGSYTCGDGSAKITIGTTSGDLTIRPVK; translated from the coding sequence ATGAAAAAGATAGCCCTGGTCCTGGCCCTGGCGCTCTGCGCCGTGATCCTGTCCGGCTGTGCCGAAATCAATTCCCTTGTCTCCGGTATCACCGGCGGCAATTTCAAGGGCGGCAACGCCGTGATTACCGATAAAATTGAAAACCTGGATATCAGCTGGACTGCCGGCAGCGTGAAAATCGCGTATCACGCGGAAAGCACCGTAACCCTTGATGAAACCGCCAGCCGCTCCATCAGCGAGGATGACAAGCTGCAGTGGAAGCTGGAAGGCACCACCCTGAAGGTGCAGTACAACAAGCCCGGTATCCGCCTGAACACCCCGGCGAAGAACCTGGTGATCACCCTGCCGGAAGGCACCGTGCTGAAGAACGCGGTGATCGGCGCCACCAGCGCGGAAATCGACATCCCGTCCATTGCCGCGGACAGCGTATCCCTGAACAGCACCAGCGGCGATGTGACCGCCTCGGTCACCGCTCCGGCTGTCACCGCCCACAGCACCTCCGGTGATGTGAAGCTGATCGTTCGCGGAAAAGTCCGTACCCTGAGCCTGGATTCCACTTCCGGATCCCTCAGCGCCGACCTGGATGAAGCGGAGAAGGTTGCCGCCCATTCCACCTCCGGCGGAATCAGCATCACCGCGGATCGGGTCGGGGACCTGTCGGCCGGTTCCACCAGCGGGAATATCCATCTTGCCCTGAAGCGCTTTGACAATGCGGCGGTCAGCGCCACCTCCGGCGACGTGACTGCGGAGCTGCCTGCCGAGCCCGGCTTCACCCTGAAGCACAACGCCACCAGCGGCAAGATGACCACGGATATCCCGCTGGCCGGCAGCAAAGGCAGTTACACCTGCGGCGACGGATCCGCGAAGATCACCATCGGCACCACTTCCGGCGATCTCACCATCCGTCCGGTAAAATAA
- a CDS encoding zf-HC2 domain-containing protein — protein sequence MKTDCNIIRDLLPLYADDVCSKESRALVDEHLQECPDCLEELVNLRKSEIEDRLGAEREDVIRKQKKQMGRRSAAIGSVLAWIFLIPVVICLFINRLQGGGMGWFLITLASVAVAASVTVVPLMVPENKLFWTFCAFTATVVMLFAVICLCTGGDWFFVVTAATLFGLSVFFLPFVIKAKPIRPFVPERKAVTVIAVDLGLFGLMMEAIDIRNNGLGLTRLLLLAALLCGLAFYVIIPELKKRGILK from the coding sequence ATGAAAACTGACTGCAATATTATCCGGGACCTGCTGCCCCTGTACGCGGACGACGTGTGCAGCAAGGAAAGCCGTGCCCTGGTGGATGAACATCTGCAGGAATGCCCGGACTGCCTGGAGGAGCTGGTCAATCTCCGGAAAAGCGAGATTGAAGACCGCCTCGGCGCCGAGCGGGAGGATGTCATCCGGAAACAGAAAAAACAGATGGGACGCCGCAGCGCCGCAATCGGCAGCGTGCTGGCGTGGATATTCCTGATCCCCGTGGTGATCTGCCTGTTCATCAACCGCCTGCAGGGCGGCGGGATGGGCTGGTTCCTGATCACGCTCGCCTCGGTCGCGGTGGCCGCGTCCGTCACAGTGGTACCGCTGATGGTGCCGGAAAACAAGCTGTTCTGGACCTTCTGCGCATTTACTGCCACAGTGGTCATGCTCTTTGCCGTAATCTGCCTGTGCACCGGCGGCGACTGGTTCTTCGTGGTGACCGCCGCGACGCTGTTCGGGCTGTCGGTCTTCTTCCTGCCGTTTGTCATCAAGGCAAAGCCGATCCGGCCGTTTGTGCCGGAGCGGAAAGCCGTTACGGTGATCGCGGTGGACCTGGGCCTGTTCGGCCTCATGATGGAAGCGATCGATATCCGGAACAACGGTCTCGGCCTGACGCGCCTGCTGCTCCTGGCCGCCCTGCTTTGCGGACTGGCCTTCTATGTGATTATTCCCGAACTGAAAAAGAGAGGTATCCTGAAATGA
- the hydF gene encoding [FeFe] hydrogenase H-cluster maturation GTPase HydF yields MSMNEMPAAERVHISFFGCRNAGKSSLVNAVTGQAVSVVSEVKGTTTDPVSKTMELLPLGPVVITDTPGFDDASGLGSLRVERTRQILRRTDLAVLVADSTAGLQETDRELLRLFGERNIPFLVAMNKQDLCRTVPEDDRTVAVSALTGEGIRELKERMARLLPGRAADKCLIADLVRPADCVVLVCPIDESAPKGRLILPQQHAIRDLLEAGALPLVTRETELPDALSALASPPRMVVTDSQAFRAVAPRVPEEIPLTSFSILMARYRGFLETAVRGVAALRSLRDGSRVLMAEGCTHHRQCNDIGTVKIPRWLREHTGRTIEIDTCSGPDFPEDLSPYAAVIHCGGCMITEKEVQARREMAEAQGVPFTNYGLVIAHITGVLERSLRLFPEIHALLGEGFE; encoded by the coding sequence ATGTCCATGAATGAGATGCCCGCAGCCGAGCGGGTGCACATCAGCTTTTTCGGCTGCCGGAACGCCGGGAAGTCCAGCCTGGTGAACGCCGTCACCGGGCAGGCGGTCTCGGTGGTATCCGAAGTGAAGGGCACCACCACGGATCCGGTTTCGAAAACCATGGAGCTGCTGCCGCTGGGCCCGGTGGTCATCACCGATACGCCCGGATTCGACGATGCGAGCGGCCTGGGCAGCCTGCGGGTGGAGCGTACGCGGCAGATTCTGCGGCGGACGGACCTGGCCGTGCTGGTGGCCGACAGTACCGCCGGCCTGCAGGAGACCGACCGGGAGCTGCTGCGCCTGTTCGGGGAGCGGAATATCCCCTTCCTGGTGGCCATGAACAAGCAGGACCTGTGCCGGACAGTTCCGGAAGATGACCGGACCGTGGCGGTCAGCGCCCTCACCGGCGAAGGCATCCGGGAACTGAAGGAACGCATGGCCCGCCTGCTGCCGGGGCGTGCGGCGGATAAGTGCCTCATCGCGGACCTGGTCCGTCCGGCCGACTGCGTGGTGCTGGTCTGCCCGATCGATGAATCCGCACCGAAGGGCCGGCTGATCCTGCCGCAGCAGCATGCCATCCGCGACCTGCTGGAGGCCGGGGCACTGCCCCTGGTCACCCGGGAAACGGAGCTGCCGGATGCGCTGTCCGCACTCGCTTCACCGCCGCGCATGGTCGTAACTGACAGCCAGGCATTCCGCGCAGTTGCCCCCCGGGTACCGGAAGAAATCCCCCTGACCTCGTTTTCCATCCTCATGGCGCGTTACCGGGGTTTCCTGGAAACCGCGGTGCGGGGCGTCGCGGCGCTCCGGTCCCTGCGGGACGGAAGCCGCGTGCTGATGGCCGAGGGCTGCACCCACCACCGCCAGTGCAATGATATCGGCACGGTAAAAATCCCGCGCTGGCTGCGGGAGCATACCGGCCGCACAATCGAAATCGATACCTGCTCCGGGCCGGATTTTCCGGAGGACCTTTCCCCGTATGCCGCGGTGATCCACTGCGGCGGGTGCATGATCACCGAAAAGGAAGTGCAGGCACGGCGGGAAATGGCGGAAGCCCAGGGAGTACCCTTCACCAATTACGGGCTGGTGATCGCGCATATCACCGGCGTGCTGGAGCGGAGCCTCCGCCTGTTCCCGGAAATCCACGCGCTGCTCGGGGAGGGATTTGAATGA
- a CDS encoding histidine phosphatase family protein, translated as MLYIMRHGRTDWNDLRKLQGRTDIPLNDAGREMAEAARKEYADVHFDICFCSPLIRARETAEIVLRDRNIPIVPDDRLKEMSFGECEGLENSFGISDCKVNVLFREPEKYTDLPEGAESLEELFARTGEFLREKADPLLAEGKDVLIVGHGAMNSSIVCQRKGLPVSQFWSAGIESCRLMELP; from the coding sequence ATGCTCTACATCATGCGGCACGGAAGAACCGACTGGAACGACCTGCGGAAGCTGCAGGGGCGGACGGATATCCCGCTGAATGACGCGGGAAGGGAAATGGCGGAAGCCGCCCGGAAGGAATACGCGGACGTCCATTTCGATATCTGCTTCTGCTCCCCGCTCATCCGGGCACGGGAAACCGCGGAAATTGTGCTGCGGGACCGGAATATCCCGATTGTTCCGGATGACCGGCTGAAAGAGATGTCCTTCGGCGAGTGCGAGGGGCTGGAGAACAGCTTCGGTATTTCCGACTGCAAGGTCAATGTGCTGTTCCGGGAACCGGAAAAGTATACCGACCTGCCGGAAGGCGCCGAAAGCCTGGAGGAACTGTTTGCCCGCACCGGGGAATTCCTGCGGGAAAAGGCGGATCCCCTCCTGGCGGAGGGAAAAGACGTGCTGATTGTCGGCCATGGCGCCATGAACTCCAGCATTGTCTGCCAGCGGAAGGGACTTCCCGTTTCACAGTTCTGGAGCGCCGGAATCGAAAGCTGCCGGCTGATGGAGCTGCCGTAG
- a CDS encoding MBL fold metallo-hydrolase — MTGKIPYYRATEIAEKSWKIENACCESSYALCYLVEGRDYALLIDTILGIGNLKAFCETLTDKPIRLVNTHSHSDHVGGNFFFDHCYMHPRDIGSFQDSIGIPKEKVLEMAREMVLPEYRDLMEPDDNFSDWHPMKVYPVSDGDVFDLGDRQLEVVEVGGHTLGSIVLIDHKTRIAYAGDACNGNTLLEFDNSLPVIAYLRALLHLKDHQAEFDMVYGGHEIFDASIVDEGIETVAKVVAGTDDRCERTGIMGGPVFYAAEKVEGGYERKDGKHFNMSYIPGKVLGPDEPKQVFRMENR, encoded by the coding sequence ATGACCGGAAAAATCCCTTATTACAGGGCAACGGAGATTGCCGAAAAGAGCTGGAAGATTGAGAATGCGTGCTGCGAAAGCTCCTACGCGCTCTGCTACCTGGTGGAGGGGCGGGATTACGCGCTCCTGATCGATACGATCCTCGGCATCGGCAACCTGAAGGCGTTCTGCGAAACGCTGACGGACAAGCCGATCCGGCTGGTGAACACGCACTCGCATTCCGACCATGTCGGCGGCAATTTCTTCTTTGATCACTGCTATATGCATCCCCGGGATATCGGCTCCTTCCAGGACAGCATCGGCATTCCGAAGGAGAAAGTCCTGGAGATGGCCAGGGAGATGGTCCTGCCGGAATACCGGGATTTAATGGAGCCGGACGACAACTTCTCCGACTGGCATCCGATGAAGGTGTATCCGGTCAGTGACGGCGATGTGTTCGACCTCGGGGACCGGCAGCTTGAGGTGGTGGAGGTCGGCGGGCATACCCTCGGCTCCATCGTGCTGATTGACCATAAAACCCGGATCGCGTATGCCGGGGATGCCTGCAACGGCAATACCCTGCTGGAGTTTGACAACTCCCTGCCGGTGATTGCCTACCTGCGGGCCCTGCTGCATCTGAAGGACCACCAGGCGGAATTCGACATGGTATACGGCGGGCATGAAATCTTTGACGCTTCCATTGTGGACGAGGGGATTGAAACCGTGGCGAAGGTGGTCGCCGGAACGGACGACCGCTGCGAACGCACCGGCATCATGGGCGGCCCCGTGTTCTATGCCGCGGAAAAGGTGGAAGGCGGATATGAACGCAAGGACGGGAAGCATTTCAACATGAGCTATATTCCCGGGAAAGTCCTGGGCCCGGACGAGCCAAAGCAGGTTTTCCGGATGGAAAACAGGTAA
- a CDS encoding LURP-one-related family protein gives MGVFSKYLRFREAGEQANVNNVERFGEPVRSLFTTSKVISLHRHTDITDEHEQVVYHAQTKFPSLHDKTDVLDASGNRVAHIERKLLTLHERHFVTMENGTSFQISNELFHIVRDITNIEGLGWQLRGNIAALNFELYDERDQVIAVISQKFLSLHDKYCVDIYQPEHEQAVVAILVTLQHMIKDREARSSFSSSSSSSSGSN, from the coding sequence ATGGGCGTTTTTTCAAAATATCTCCGTTTCCGGGAAGCCGGCGAACAGGCAAATGTCAACAACGTGGAGCGGTTCGGGGAGCCGGTGCGTTCCCTGTTCACAACATCCAAGGTCATTTCCCTGCACAGGCATACGGACATTACCGATGAGCATGAGCAGGTTGTGTACCACGCGCAGACCAAGTTCCCCTCCCTGCACGACAAGACCGACGTGCTGGACGCATCCGGAAACCGCGTGGCCCATATCGAGCGGAAGCTGCTGACCCTCCATGAGCGCCATTTCGTGACCATGGAAAACGGCACCTCGTTCCAGATCTCCAACGAGCTGTTCCATATTGTCCGCGATATCACGAATATCGAAGGCCTTGGCTGGCAGCTGCGGGGCAATATCGCCGCCCTGAATTTTGAACTGTATGACGAAAGGGATCAGGTCATCGCTGTCATCAGCCAGAAGTTCCTGTCCCTGCATGACAAATACTGCGTGGATATCTACCAGCCGGAGCACGAGCAGGCAGTGGTTGCGATCCTGGTCACCCTGCAGCATATGATCAAAGACCGGGAAGCCCGGTCCTCCTTCTCTTCATCCTCGTCCTCCTCTTCGGGAAGCAACTGA
- a CDS encoding ABC transporter ATP-binding protein: MALLTCKDLVLGYDGHPVLSGISFEVCAGDYLCIVGENGSGKTTLMKTVLGLQKPLAGKITFGDGLKQNEIGYLPQQTDVQRDFPATVREIVLSGCQGRMGRRPFYNREDKKTAAQNMERLDLAAFAGRCYRELSGGQQQRVLLARALCATQKLIVLDEPVSGLDPHVTSEMYGLIRNLNREDGITVMMISHDITAALQEATHILHVGEELFFGTKADYLASPLAARFLALKGGEPV; encoded by the coding sequence ATGGCATTATTGACCTGTAAGGACCTGGTGCTCGGATATGACGGACATCCTGTGCTGTCCGGCATCAGTTTTGAAGTGTGTGCGGGGGACTACCTGTGCATTGTCGGCGAGAACGGATCGGGCAAGACGACCCTGATGAAGACCGTGCTGGGCCTGCAGAAGCCGCTCGCCGGGAAAATCACCTTCGGCGACGGGCTGAAGCAGAACGAGATCGGCTATCTGCCGCAGCAGACGGACGTACAGCGGGATTTTCCCGCGACGGTGCGCGAGATCGTGCTGTCTGGCTGCCAGGGGCGAATGGGGCGCCGGCCGTTCTACAACCGGGAAGACAAAAAGACCGCCGCGCAGAATATGGAACGCCTGGATCTGGCTGCCTTTGCCGGCCGTTGCTACCGTGAACTGTCCGGCGGACAGCAGCAGCGTGTACTGCTGGCGCGGGCCCTGTGCGCGACGCAGAAGCTGATCGTGCTGGATGAGCCGGTTTCCGGCCTGGATCCGCACGTCACCTCGGAGATGTACGGCCTCATCCGGAACCTGAACCGGGAGGACGGCATCACCGTCATGATGATTTCCCATGATATTACCGCTGCCCTGCAGGAAGCCACCCATATCCTGCATGTGGGTGAGGAGCTGTTCTTCGGTACGAAGGCGGATTATCTCGCGTCCCCGCTGGCAGCCCGCTTCCTGGCGCTGAAGGGAGGGGAGCCGGTATGA
- a CDS encoding metal ABC transporter permease, which translates to MIETLRMYMQYDMVRNALIVGVLIALCSSLLGVTLVLKRFSYIGDGLSHVAFGAIAIAAVLHLSDDMVLVMPVTILCAVLLLRTGQKTRIRGDAAIAMISVGALAVGYLLMNIFSASSNLSGDVCSTLFGSASILTLTKAEVWLSIILSVVVVVIFLLFYNRIFAVTFDENFARAAGTKVEAYNLLIAVVIAVIIVLAMNLVGSLLISALVIFPAMSAMRLFRSFRAVTIASAVLSVFCALMGILVAILADTPVGSTIVGMDILAFLICAAAARLQGRTSK; encoded by the coding sequence ATGATCGAAACCCTGCGGATGTACATGCAGTATGACATGGTCCGGAATGCGCTGATCGTTGGGGTGCTGATTGCCCTGTGCTCCTCGCTGCTGGGCGTGACGCTGGTGCTGAAGCGGTTCTCCTATATCGGGGACGGACTGTCCCATGTGGCGTTCGGCGCGATTGCGATCGCGGCCGTGCTGCACCTGTCGGACGACATGGTGCTGGTGATGCCGGTTACGATCCTGTGCGCGGTGCTGCTGCTGCGGACGGGCCAGAAAACCCGGATCCGCGGCGACGCAGCGATCGCCATGATCTCCGTCGGCGCGCTGGCGGTCGGATACCTGCTGATGAATATCTTTTCCGCCTCCTCCAACCTGTCCGGCGACGTATGCTCGACGCTGTTCGGCTCCGCGTCCATCCTGACGCTGACGAAGGCAGAGGTGTGGCTGAGCATTATCCTGTCCGTTGTTGTGGTGGTTATTTTCCTGCTGTTCTACAACCGGATTTTCGCGGTGACCTTTGACGAGAACTTTGCCCGGGCCGCCGGGACAAAGGTAGAGGCATACAACCTGCTGATCGCGGTGGTGATCGCGGTGATCATCGTGCTGGCCATGAACCTGGTTGGCTCCCTGCTGATCTCCGCGCTGGTGATTTTCCCGGCGATGTCGGCCATGCGGCTGTTCCGGAGCTTCCGCGCTGTAACGATTGCTTCCGCGGTGCTGTCGGTTTTCTGTGCGCTCATGGGAATCCTGGTCGCGATCCTTGCTGACACACCGGTCGGTTCCACGATTGTGGGAATGGATATTCTCGCTTTCCTCATCTGTGCGGCGGCCGCCCGGCTGCAGGGAAGGACATCCAAATGA
- the hydG gene encoding [FeFe] hydrogenase H-cluster radical SAM maturase HydG: MAVYNPKSMVADEFINDGEILETLAYADAHKNDVELIDRILEKARPRKTETGCVCAGLTHREASVLLACDIPEKVQRMYEIAEEIKLAFYGNRIVMFAPLYLSNYCVNGCLYCPYHLKNKHIARKKLTQDEVRAEVIALQDMGHKRLAIEAGEDPVNNPIEYILDCIHTIYSVHHKNGDIRRVNVNIAATTVENYRKLKEAGIGTYILFQETYHRKSYETLHPTGPKHNYAYHTEAMDRAMEGGIDDVGLGVLFGLELYRYEFAGLLMHAEHLEAVHGVGPHTISVPRVKRADDIDPDMFDNGIDDETFTKIAACIRLAVPYTGMIISTRESEQVRKRMLQVGISQISGASRTSVGGYTEEERPHDTEQFDVSDQRTLDEVVRWLMESGHIPSFCTACYREGRTGDRFMALCKNGQILNCCHPNALMTLAEYLEDYASPETKETGYRMIEEELKKIPKDKVREITREHIAEIRSSNRRDFRF, encoded by the coding sequence ATGGCTGTTTACAATCCCAAGTCCATGGTCGCGGACGAGTTTATCAACGACGGGGAAATCCTGGAAACCCTGGCTTATGCCGACGCGCACAAGAACGATGTGGAACTGATCGACCGGATCCTGGAGAAGGCCCGGCCTCGAAAAACGGAAACCGGCTGCGTCTGCGCCGGGCTGACCCACCGGGAGGCTTCCGTGCTGCTGGCCTGCGACATTCCCGAAAAGGTGCAGCGGATGTACGAGATTGCCGAAGAGATCAAGCTGGCCTTCTACGGCAACCGCATCGTAATGTTCGCCCCGCTCTACCTGTCCAACTACTGCGTGAACGGGTGCCTGTACTGCCCCTATCACCTGAAGAACAAGCATATCGCCCGGAAAAAGCTGACGCAGGATGAGGTCCGGGCGGAGGTCATCGCCCTGCAGGATATGGGCCATAAGCGGCTGGCCATCGAAGCCGGCGAGGATCCGGTGAACAACCCCATCGAGTACATCCTCGACTGCATCCATACCATCTACAGCGTGCACCATAAAAACGGCGACATCCGCCGGGTGAACGTCAATATCGCTGCCACCACCGTGGAGAATTACAGGAAGCTGAAGGAGGCCGGCATCGGCACCTACATTCTCTTCCAGGAGACCTACCACCGCAAGAGCTATGAGACGCTGCATCCGACCGGACCGAAGCATAATTACGCCTACCATACCGAGGCAATGGACCGCGCCATGGAGGGCGGCATCGATGACGTCGGCCTGGGCGTGCTGTTCGGGCTGGAGCTGTACCGGTATGAGTTTGCCGGCCTGCTGATGCACGCCGAGCACCTGGAAGCCGTGCACGGTGTCGGTCCGCACACGATCAGCGTTCCGCGGGTCAAGCGCGCGGACGATATCGATCCGGACATGTTCGACAACGGAATCGATGATGAGACCTTCACGAAGATCGCTGCCTGCATCCGGCTGGCCGTACCCTATACCGGCATGATCATCTCCACCCGGGAGAGCGAACAGGTGCGCAAGCGGATGCTGCAGGTGGGCATCTCCCAGATCAGCGGCGCCTCCCGCACCTCCGTGGGCGGCTATACCGAGGAGGAACGCCCCCATGACACCGAGCAGTTTGACGTATCCGACCAGCGAACGCTGGATGAGGTGGTTCGCTGGCTGATGGAAAGCGGGCATATCCCGTCCTTCTGCACCGCATGCTACCGGGAAGGCCGCACCGGCGACCGGTTCATGGCCCTGTGCAAGAACGGCCAGATTCTGAACTGCTGCCACCCCAACGCGCTGATGACGCTGGCCGAATACCTGGAGGATTATGCCTCCCCCGAAACGAAGGAGACCGGTTACCGCATGATTGAGGAGGAGCTGAAGAAGATTCCGAAGGACAAGGTCCGGGAAATCACCCGGGAGCATATCGCCGAGATCCGCTCCTCCAACCGGCGCGATTTCCGCTTCTGA